From one Brevundimonas sp. PAMC22021 genomic stretch:
- a CDS encoding cation:proton antiporter, with product MPHADSLILTLVGGFVLAFVFGMLANRLKLSPLVGYLVAGIVVGPFTPGYVADTELAPQLAEIGVILLMFGVGLHFSPKDLMQVRKVAIPGALVQIAAATALGWALGRFVLGLPDVEALLMGFALSVASTVVLIRALEERRQSKGDIGKIAVGWLIVEDLVIVIALVMLPLIVVPAGTVVEPGALAISIGWTLVKVAVFVALMLVVGGRVLPWLLVRIAHTKSRELFTLGVLAIALGIAFIAYEVFGASFALGAFVAGLVLNGTPLGHNAAERSLPLRDAFAVLFFVSVGMLFDPGILLREPGAVLGVLLIIIVGKSAAALAITTVFKLDRKTSLTVAAALAQIGEFSFILAALGMALGAVSRETHDLILAGALLSISINPFVFKFIDRMGAAPDRARIARAEAAERTDPPDLADADKIKDIPQPKAAASNPQ from the coding sequence ATGCCGCATGCCGACAGCCTGATTCTCACCCTGGTCGGAGGATTCGTCCTCGCCTTCGTGTTCGGCATGTTGGCCAATCGGCTGAAGCTGTCGCCGCTGGTCGGTTATCTGGTGGCGGGCATCGTAGTGGGGCCGTTCACGCCCGGCTATGTGGCGGACACCGAGCTCGCGCCGCAACTGGCCGAGATCGGCGTGATCCTGCTGATGTTCGGCGTGGGTCTGCACTTCTCGCCCAAGGACCTGATGCAGGTGCGAAAGGTCGCCATTCCGGGCGCTCTGGTCCAGATCGCGGCGGCAACGGCGCTGGGCTGGGCGCTGGGTCGCTTTGTACTGGGTTTGCCGGACGTCGAGGCCCTGCTGATGGGTTTCGCCCTGTCGGTCGCGTCCACCGTTGTGCTGATTCGCGCCCTTGAAGAGCGGCGTCAGTCCAAGGGCGACATCGGCAAGATCGCCGTGGGCTGGCTAATCGTCGAGGACCTGGTCATCGTCATCGCCCTGGTCATGCTGCCGCTGATCGTGGTTCCGGCCGGAACCGTGGTCGAGCCGGGCGCCCTGGCGATCAGCATCGGCTGGACCCTGGTCAAGGTGGCGGTCTTTGTCGCCCTTATGCTGGTGGTGGGCGGCAGGGTGCTGCCGTGGTTGCTGGTGCGGATCGCCCATACCAAATCGCGCGAACTGTTCACCCTGGGCGTGCTGGCCATCGCCCTGGGCATCGCCTTTATCGCCTATGAAGTGTTCGGCGCGTCATTTGCGCTGGGCGCCTTTGTCGCGGGCCTGGTGCTGAACGGCACGCCGCTGGGCCACAACGCCGCCGAACGATCGCTGCCGCTGCGCGATGCGTTCGCCGTGCTGTTCTTTGTTTCGGTCGGCATGCTGTTCGATCCCGGCATCCTGCTGCGTGAGCCGGGGGCGGTGCTGGGGGTCCTGCTGATCATCATCGTCGGCAAGTCGGCGGCTGCGCTGGCCATCACCACCGTCTTCAAGCTGGATCGCAAGACCAGCCTCACTGTCGCGGCCGCCCTGGCGCAGATCGGCGAGTTCTCCTTCATCCTGGCGGCGCTCGGGATGGCCCTGGGCGCCGTCAGCCGCGAGACCCACGACCTGATCCTGGCGGGCGCGCTTCTCTCGATCTCGATCAATCCCTTTGTGTTCAAGTTTATCGACCGGATGGGCGCGGCGCCCGATCGCGCCCGCATCGCGCGCGCCGAAGCCGCGGAGCGCACCGACCCGCCGGATCTTGCCGACGCCGACAAGATCAAGGACATCCCGCAGCCCAAGGCCGCCGCGTCGAATCCCCAATGA
- a CDS encoding response regulator, translating to MSAFQSLNVLLVDDNQHMRAIASAVLQSAGIRNVREAADGTAAMALLRQYPIDLAIVDFNMFPMDGCAFTRLVRTRPDSPNVYLPIIMMTGHSERSRVTDARDAGVTEFVVKPITAKAILDRINAVVFKPRPFVKTDAYFGPCRRRRDEFGYAGPFRRATDVKRA from the coding sequence ATGTCCGCCTTCCAGTCGCTCAACGTCCTTCTGGTGGACGATAACCAGCACATGCGCGCCATCGCGTCCGCGGTGCTGCAGTCGGCGGGCATCCGCAATGTGCGCGAGGCGGCGGACGGCACCGCCGCCATGGCCTTGCTGCGCCAGTATCCGATCGACCTGGCGATCGTGGACTTCAACATGTTCCCGATGGACGGCTGCGCCTTTACGCGCCTGGTCCGCACCCGCCCGGACAGCCCCAACGTCTATCTGCCGATCATCATGATGACCGGCCATTCCGAGCGCAGCCGCGTCACCGACGCCCGCGACGCCGGCGTGACCGAGTTCGTGGTCAAGCCGATAACCGCCAAGGCCATCTTGGACCGAATCAACGCCGTGGTGTTCAAGCCCCGGCCGTTCGTGAAGACGGACGCCTATTTCGGGCCCTGCCGCCGGCGGCGAGACGAGTTCGGCTATGCCGGCCCGTTCCGCCGCGCCACCGACGTCAAGCGGGCCTGA
- a CDS encoding gamma carbonic anhydrase family protein: MTIYALDDQQPRLPANGEAWIAPTASVIGNVILESGASVWFGAVLRGDNEPITIGPDSNVQDGAVLHTDPGSPLTLGRGVTVGHKAMMHGCIVDDYSLIGIGAVILNGVRIGKNCIIGANALITEGKVIPDNSLVMGQPGKVVRQRDPDQIAVLKMSAEHYVANWKRYAAGLRPIA, translated from the coding sequence ATGACGATCTACGCCCTGGACGACCAGCAGCCGCGACTGCCGGCCAACGGCGAGGCCTGGATCGCTCCCACCGCCTCCGTGATCGGCAACGTCATCCTTGAATCGGGCGCCAGCGTCTGGTTCGGCGCCGTGCTGCGCGGCGACAACGAGCCGATCACCATCGGTCCCGACAGCAACGTCCAGGACGGCGCGGTGCTGCACACCGATCCGGGCTCGCCGCTGACGCTCGGGCGCGGCGTGACTGTCGGGCACAAGGCGATGATGCACGGCTGCATCGTCGACGATTACTCGCTGATCGGCATCGGCGCGGTGATCCTGAACGGCGTGCGTATCGGAAAGAACTGCATCATCGGCGCCAACGCCCTGATCACCGAGGGCAAGGTGATTCCGGACAACTCGCTGGTCATGGGCCAGCCCGGCAAGGTGGTGCGCCAGCGCGATCCCGATCAGATCGCCGTGCTGAAGATGTCGGCCGAGCACTATGTCGCCAACTGGAAACGCTACGCCGCTGGCCTTCGTCCTATCGCTTGA
- a CDS encoding SDR family NAD(P)-dependent oxidoreductase translates to MELFDLSGKTAIVTGSSRGIGRAIAERLAEHGARVVISSRKAAPCEEVAQAINARHGDGRAIAVPANIASKEDLQRLVDETIAAFGQIDILVCNAASNPYAGPMAGISDEQFEKILRNNVLANHWLVQMVAPAMVERRDGAILVISSIGGLRGNALIGAYNVSKAADMQLVRNLAVEFGPSNVRVNCIAPGLVQTDFARYLWENPELLKQVTDPAPLKRIGQPDEIAGAAVFLCSKAAAYTTGQTLVVDGGLTIAW, encoded by the coding sequence ATGGAACTGTTCGACCTTTCCGGCAAGACCGCCATCGTGACGGGATCGTCGCGGGGCATCGGGCGCGCCATCGCCGAGCGGCTGGCCGAACACGGCGCTCGGGTCGTGATCTCGTCGCGCAAGGCCGCGCCTTGCGAAGAGGTGGCCCAGGCGATCAATGCGCGGCACGGCGATGGACGCGCCATCGCGGTTCCGGCGAACATCGCCTCCAAGGAAGACCTGCAGCGGCTGGTCGACGAGACGATCGCGGCCTTCGGGCAGATCGACATCCTGGTCTGCAACGCCGCCAGCAATCCGTATGCGGGGCCGATGGCCGGCATCTCGGACGAGCAGTTCGAAAAGATACTGCGCAACAATGTGCTGGCCAATCACTGGCTGGTGCAGATGGTCGCGCCCGCCATGGTGGAGCGGCGCGACGGCGCGATCCTGGTGATCTCCTCCATCGGCGGCCTGAGAGGCAATGCGCTGATCGGCGCGTACAATGTGTCCAAGGCGGCGGACATGCAGTTGGTGCGCAATCTGGCGGTGGAGTTCGGGCCGTCCAATGTGCGGGTGAACTGCATCGCGCCGGGCCTCGTCCAGACCGACTTCGCCCGCTACCTCTGGGAGAATCCCGAACTCTTGAAACAGGTCACCGATCCCGCGCCCTTGAAGCGGATCGGCCAGCCGGACGAGATCGCGGGCGCAGCCGTGTTTCTGTGCAGCAAGGCGGCGGCCTATACGACCGGTCAGACGCTGGTGGTGGACGGCGGCCTGACCATCGCCTGGTGA
- a CDS encoding PhoH family protein, translating to MEASMTKRAATRRQSREHGLLDSREFMEESKVRRLHGPEARPGWSPYPSNDDRDQAYLKTLKPKSDGQAELMEAIDAHNLVMALGPAGTGKTYLAVAKAVEALEAGKVGRIVLSRPAVEAGESIGFLPGDMEDKLAPYLRPLYDALSDRLSMKRVKALMAEGLIEIAPIGYMRGRTLNNAFIVVDEAQNCTYVQLKMLLTRLGWHSTMVVTGDPHQSDLLPGVSGLADISARLEAVDDIAVVRLAERDIVRHPLVASMIGVL from the coding sequence CTGGAGGCGTCCATGACCAAGCGTGCGGCAACCCGGCGTCAGTCTCGCGAGCACGGCCTGCTCGATTCGCGTGAGTTCATGGAGGAATCGAAGGTTCGGCGGCTGCACGGGCCGGAGGCCCGACCGGGCTGGTCGCCCTATCCGTCGAACGATGACCGCGACCAGGCCTATCTGAAGACGCTGAAGCCCAAATCGGACGGCCAGGCCGAGCTGATGGAGGCGATCGACGCGCACAATCTGGTCATGGCGCTGGGGCCGGCGGGCACCGGCAAGACCTATCTGGCGGTCGCCAAGGCGGTTGAGGCGCTGGAGGCGGGCAAGGTCGGCCGAATCGTCCTCAGCCGCCCGGCGGTCGAGGCCGGCGAATCGATCGGCTTTCTGCCCGGCGACATGGAGGACAAGCTGGCCCCCTATCTGCGCCCCCTCTACGACGCCCTGTCGGATCGGCTCTCGATGAAGCGGGTCAAGGCGCTGATGGCCGAGGGGCTGATCGAGATCGCGCCGATCGGCTACATGCGCGGGCGCACCCTGAACAACGCCTTTATCGTCGTCGACGAGGCGCAGAACTGCACCTACGTCCAGCTGAAGATGCTGCTGACGCGGCTGGGCTGGCACTCGACCATGGTGGTCACGGGCGATCCGCACCAGTCGGACCTTCTGCCCGGCGTCTCGGGCCTGGCCGACATCTCCGCGCGGCTGGAGGCGGTGGACGACATCGCCGTGGTGCGTCTGGCCGAACGCGACATCGTGCGACACCCCCTGGTCGCCAGCATGATCGGGGTGCTGTGA
- a CDS encoding EAL domain-containing protein, whose amino-acid sequence MRNVTAGFLYFAYLFLGLTVGAFLWRAGLGIGAGVAGAFGALGLLGAFHAVVTGAIERRALKKEIGQVREAHRLLADAMESTQGALTELAQAIESGAISRTEELTSEVRMLETLIQQMSESIDDRLAQTPPVPLDAFQGRHHQQSNVLLKTIHDALSENRVDLYLQPVVSLPQRRTVFYESFTRLRDASDRVMMPAEYLATAETEGLAPAIDNLLLFRCAQIVRRLARQDRKVGVFCNVALTSLGDETFFPQFLDFLSENRDLNQALIFELGQATFDARGAVEARNMAKLADLGFRFSLDKVQTLDLDFADLQRSDVKFVKVAADLLIEQLLDLDGGAPLRSMPDIQAADFAALTRRYGVEIVAEKVESERQVVDILDLEIGMGQGHLFGEPRAIKEQVLAETDPPADFLRSTLRSAEQRRRFG is encoded by the coding sequence ATGCGCAACGTCACCGCCGGCTTTCTGTACTTCGCCTACCTTTTCCTCGGCCTGACCGTGGGCGCCTTTCTGTGGCGGGCGGGGCTGGGGATCGGCGCAGGCGTCGCCGGCGCCTTCGGCGCGCTTGGCCTGCTCGGCGCCTTTCACGCGGTCGTCACCGGCGCCATCGAACGCCGCGCCCTGAAGAAGGAGATCGGCCAGGTCCGCGAGGCGCACCGCCTGCTGGCCGACGCGATGGAGTCCACGCAGGGCGCGCTGACCGAACTGGCCCAGGCCATCGAAAGCGGCGCCATCTCGCGCACCGAGGAGCTGACCTCGGAGGTGCGCATGCTGGAAACGCTGATCCAGCAGATGAGCGAGAGCATCGACGACCGTCTGGCCCAGACGCCGCCCGTCCCGCTTGACGCCTTCCAGGGCCGCCATCACCAGCAGTCGAACGTGCTGCTGAAGACCATCCACGACGCGCTCAGCGAGAACCGCGTCGATCTTTACCTGCAGCCGGTCGTCTCGCTGCCGCAGCGGCGGACCGTCTTCTACGAAAGCTTCACCCGTCTGCGTGACGCCTCCGACCGGGTGATGATGCCGGCGGAATATCTGGCCACCGCCGAGACGGAAGGGCTGGCGCCCGCCATCGACAACCTTTTGCTGTTCCGCTGCGCCCAGATCGTGCGCCGGCTGGCGCGCCAGGACCGCAAGGTCGGCGTCTTCTGCAACGTCGCCCTGACGTCGCTCGGCGACGAGACCTTCTTTCCGCAGTTCCTGGATTTCCTCAGCGAAAATCGCGACCTGAACCAGGCCCTGATCTTCGAGCTGGGGCAGGCGACCTTTGACGCACGCGGCGCCGTCGAGGCCCGCAACATGGCCAAACTGGCCGACCTCGGCTTCCGGTTCTCGCTGGACAAGGTACAGACGCTGGACCTCGACTTCGCCGACCTGCAGCGTTCGGACGTCAAGTTCGTCAAGGTCGCCGCCGATCTGCTGATCGAGCAACTGCTGGACCTGGACGGCGGCGCCCCCCTGCGCTCCATGCCCGACATCCAGGCGGCGGACTTCGCGGCGCTTACCCGCCGCTATGGCGTCGAGATCGTCGCCGAAAAGGTCGAAAGCGAGCGCCAGGTCGTCGACATCCTCGACCTCGAGATCGGCATGGGACAGGGCCACCTGTTCGGCGAGCCGCGCGCCATCAAGGAGCAGGTGCTGGCCGAGACCGATCCGCCCGCCGACTTCCTCCGCTCCACCCTGCGCAGCGCCGAGCAGCGCAGACGGTTCGGCTAG
- the ileS gene encoding isoleucine--tRNA ligase, protein MADSADTAPAGRDYRDTVFLPDTPFPMRGGLPRKEPEILAQWGDLYATLRAERQKQNAPLYVLHDGPPYANGDIHIGHALNKTLKDFVVRSRFLLGYDVDYVPGWDCHGLPIEWKIEEQFRSKGRRKDEVSKDEFRRACRDYAAGWIDIQREQFKRLGITGDWTNRYATMDFTSEAAIVAEFHKFKNSGQLYRGSKPVMWSPVERTALADAEIEYHDHTSPTIWVKFPVKTYDEDRYSVSDDDRGDNVFRLAPNDASVVIWTTTPWTIPANRAISYGPDIAYGLYEVETMQADLAFEPWSKPGDRLILADKLAEDVKKASMVAEWRRVSDVDCTGMICRHPLWQQDEGFGYEVPLLAGDHVTDDAGTGFVHTAPGHGADDYAVWLANGFTEVPDTVDPDGAYYPHVPLFAGLKVLETEGKKTGKFGSANGAVMDKLIEAGNLLARGRLEHSYPHSWRSKAPVIFRNTPQWFIRMDQPIEGGKTLRDTALSSIDATDFHPAAGKNRILSMVEGRPDWLISRQRAWGTPLAMFIDKATGQPLVDADVDARITQAVAEHGADIWFTAPDGDFLGDLDPDAFEKVTDILDVWFDSGSTHAFTIDPRTPEHGYAGDRPSHWPADLYLEGSDQHRGWFQSSLLEGSGTRGRAPFKAVLTHGFTLDENGEKMSKSKGNTVDPASVIKESGADILRLWVALVDYSDDQRIGKQILQTTVDAYRKLRNTVRYLLGALAGFGEAERLSDYGQMPPLEKFILHRLHELDGQVREAYRTYRFQDVVRPVLDFCSNDLSALYFDIRKDSLYCDRPDAIRRRAARTVMDEVFARLTAWLAPLVPFTMEEAWTTRFPDQGSNCARILADVPAEWRNDAEAERWAGVQSVLEVVTNGLEESRRAKTIGGALDAWPEVRLPSDAAALFADLDAAEVFRTSGADLVVEDGVAISAMINTADYPKCARSWRRVPDVGSDPAYPDLSARDADAVRFLDAQKAG, encoded by the coding sequence ATGGCCGATTCCGCCGACACCGCCCCCGCCGGCCGCGACTATCGCGACACCGTCTTTCTGCCCGACACGCCCTTTCCCATGCGCGGCGGCCTGCCCAGGAAGGAGCCGGAAATCCTGGCTCAGTGGGGCGACCTCTATGCGACGCTTCGCGCCGAGCGCCAGAAGCAGAACGCGCCGCTGTACGTCCTGCACGACGGCCCGCCCTACGCCAACGGCGACATCCACATCGGCCATGCGCTGAACAAGACGTTGAAGGACTTCGTGGTCCGCAGCCGCTTCCTGCTCGGCTACGACGTCGATTACGTCCCCGGCTGGGACTGCCACGGCCTGCCGATCGAGTGGAAGATCGAAGAGCAGTTTCGCTCAAAGGGCCGCCGCAAGGACGAGGTCTCCAAGGACGAGTTCCGCCGGGCCTGCCGCGACTACGCCGCTGGCTGGATCGACATCCAGCGCGAGCAGTTCAAGCGCCTGGGCATCACCGGCGACTGGACCAACCGCTACGCCACCATGGACTTCACGTCCGAGGCCGCCATCGTCGCAGAGTTCCACAAGTTCAAGAACTCCGGCCAGCTGTATCGCGGCTCCAAGCCGGTGATGTGGTCCCCGGTCGAGCGCACGGCCCTGGCCGACGCCGAGATCGAATATCACGACCACACCTCGCCCACGATCTGGGTCAAGTTCCCGGTCAAGACCTATGACGAGGACCGCTACAGCGTCTCGGACGACGATCGCGGCGACAACGTCTTCCGTCTGGCGCCCAACGACGCCTCGGTGGTGATCTGGACCACCACGCCCTGGACCATCCCGGCCAACCGCGCCATCTCCTATGGTCCGGACATCGCCTATGGCCTCTACGAGGTCGAGACGATGCAGGCCGACCTCGCCTTCGAGCCGTGGTCCAAGCCCGGCGATCGCCTGATCCTGGCCGACAAGCTGGCCGAGGACGTGAAAAAGGCCTCCATGGTCGCCGAATGGCGCCGCGTCTCCGACGTCGACTGCACCGGCATGATCTGCCGCCATCCGCTGTGGCAGCAGGACGAAGGCTTCGGCTACGAGGTGCCGCTACTGGCCGGCGATCACGTCACCGACGATGCGGGCACGGGCTTTGTCCACACCGCGCCCGGTCACGGCGCCGACGACTATGCGGTCTGGCTGGCCAACGGCTTCACCGAGGTGCCGGACACGGTCGATCCGGACGGCGCCTACTATCCGCACGTGCCCCTGTTCGCCGGCCTCAAGGTGCTGGAGACCGAGGGCAAGAAGACCGGCAAGTTCGGTTCCGCCAACGGCGCGGTGATGGACAAGCTGATCGAGGCCGGAAACCTCCTGGCGCGCGGCCGACTGGAGCATTCCTACCCGCACAGCTGGCGCTCCAAGGCGCCGGTGATCTTCCGCAATACGCCCCAATGGTTCATCCGCATGGACCAGCCGATCGAGGGCGGAAAGACGCTGCGCGACACCGCGCTTTCCTCCATCGACGCGACCGACTTCCATCCGGCGGCGGGCAAGAACCGCATCCTTTCAATGGTCGAGGGCCGTCCCGACTGGCTGATCAGTCGCCAGCGCGCCTGGGGCACGCCGCTGGCCATGTTCATCGACAAGGCGACGGGTCAGCCGTTGGTCGACGCCGATGTGGACGCCCGCATCACCCAGGCCGTGGCCGAGCATGGCGCCGACATCTGGTTCACCGCGCCAGACGGCGACTTCCTGGGCGACCTCGACCCAGACGCCTTCGAGAAGGTCACCGACATCCTGGACGTCTGGTTCGACAGCGGCTCGACCCACGCCTTCACCATCGACCCGCGCACGCCTGAGCACGGCTATGCCGGCGACCGCCCGTCGCACTGGCCCGCCGACCTCTATCTCGAAGGCTCCGACCAGCACCGCGGCTGGTTCCAGTCCTCGCTGCTGGAAGGCTCGGGCACGCGCGGCCGCGCGCCCTTCAAGGCGGTGCTGACCCACGGCTTCACCCTGGACGAGAACGGGGAGAAGATGTCCAAGTCCAAGGGCAACACCGTGGACCCCGCCAGCGTCATCAAGGAATCGGGCGCCGACATCCTGCGTCTGTGGGTCGCCTTGGTCGACTATTCGGACGATCAGCGCATCGGCAAGCAGATCCTGCAGACCACCGTCGACGCCTATCGCAAGCTGCGCAACACCGTGCGCTATCTGCTGGGGGCCCTGGCCGGCTTTGGCGAGGCCGAACGCCTTTCGGATTACGGCCAGATGCCGCCGTTGGAGAAGTTCATCCTGCACCGCCTGCATGAGCTGGATGGCCAGGTGCGCGAGGCCTACCGCACCTACCGCTTCCAGGACGTGGTGCGGCCGGTGCTGGACTTCTGCTCCAACGACCTGTCGGCGCTGTATTTCGACATCCGCAAGGACAGCCTCTACTGCGACCGTCCCGACGCGATCCGTCGTCGCGCCGCCCGCACGGTAATGGACGAAGTCTTCGCCCGCCTGACCGCCTGGCTTGCCCCGCTGGTTCCCTTCACCATGGAAGAGGCCTGGACCACGCGCTTCCCTGATCAAGGCTCGAACTGCGCGCGTATCCTGGCGGATGTTCCCGCCGAATGGCGCAACGACGCCGAAGCCGAGCGCTGGGCCGGCGTGCAGAGCGTGCTGGAGGTCGTCACCAACGGCCTGGAGGAAAGCCGGCGCGCCAAGACCATTGGCGGCGCGCTGGACGCCTGGCCCGAAGTTCGCCTGCCCTCGGACGCCGCCGCCCTGTTCGCCGACCTTGATGCGGCGGAGGTGTTCCGCACCAGCGGCGCCGATCTTGTTGTTGAGGACGGTGTGGCGATCTCGGCCATGATCAATACCGCCGACTATCCGAAGTGCGCCCGCTCCTGGCGCCGCGTCCCCGACGTCGGCTCCGATCCCGCCTACCCCGACCTCTCCGCGCGGGACGCCGACGCCGTGCGTTTCCTCGACGCGCAGAAGGCCGGCTGA